The proteins below are encoded in one region of Halalkalicoccus jeotgali B3:
- a CDS encoding DUF7559 family protein: MPATLEVVCTDDDCELDMFELHYTYDMPDDVGVGDFACPYCGGVDCLEAVEL, from the coding sequence ATGCCCGCGACCCTCGAAGTCGTCTGCACCGACGACGACTGCGAACTCGACATGTTCGAACTCCACTACACCTACGACATGCCCGACGACGTCGGCGTCGGGGACTTCGCGTGTCCGTACTGCGGCGGGGTCGACTGTCTCGAAGCCGTCGAACTATGA
- a CDS encoding DUF7108 family protein, giving the protein MAELPDETVTEATRLTKLAREAVDPDEAAAYREHRADLLAEHGFTARVREDDATATLVLHPDDWVEDGTIRPERVADTGRAVEVQVAGPESPDDWDTVEEHNRAVARRVRANQGAIHGANADAFADFMGNHYAKPVEDATPEERAEFLAEYFVRNAWPSEDQKEAIERSLEHVQRVGKTIRR; this is encoded by the coding sequence ACGGTGACGGAGGCGACCCGGCTGACGAAACTCGCACGCGAGGCGGTCGACCCCGACGAGGCGGCGGCCTACCGCGAGCACCGGGCGGACCTGCTCGCCGAACACGGGTTCACCGCGCGCGTCCGCGAGGACGACGCCACGGCGACCCTCGTCTTGCATCCCGACGACTGGGTCGAGGACGGGACGATCCGCCCCGAGCGGGTCGCGGACACCGGGCGGGCGGTCGAGGTGCAGGTCGCCGGCCCCGAGAGCCCCGACGACTGGGATACCGTCGAGGAGCACAACCGCGCGGTCGCACGGCGGGTGCGGGCGAACCAGGGGGCGATCCACGGGGCAAACGCCGACGCCTTCGCCGATTTCATGGGGAATCACTACGCGAAACCCGTCGAAGACGCCACCCCCGAGGAGCGCGCGGAGTTCCTCGCGGAGTACTTCGTCCGCAACGCGTGGCCCAGTGAGGACCAGAAAGAAGCGATAGAGCGGTCGCTGGAACACGTCCAGCGGGTGGGGAAAACGATCCGGCGTTAG
- a CDS encoding radical SAM protein: MTDPSELSVTLVDGYVDEPAHFGVPPYISTYPRYTAGALVDAGVSLENVTYHTIDELREDKAKWRDIEEADLMVYIGGMTVPGNYVGGTPAEPDEVKKLAWVARGTSLMGGPVKFGVGEENAGAQDMERKDLDYDFVAKGDVEAAAHDLVASGLEGFGDRMRDNREIDRWSRKGAFVIEQHPNHPDYLICEMETSRGCAYRCSFCTEPLYGNPTFRSAESVVSEVSNLSERGARHFRLGRQADILAFGGDGEAPNPDALRELYGGIREAVPDLGTLHLDNMNPVTIVEYPEKSREGIRIIAEHNTPGDTAAFGLESADPVVQEENNLLVSAEECLEAVRVVNEEGGWRPGEGSEARRASDGRAALPRDRVLGPSHGEEAGDRLPKLLPGINLVHGLMGERPETYEHNKRFLKDVYDEGLMVRRINIRQVMAFAGTEMAETGADIAREHKRQFKPYKREVREEIDNPMLKRVAPAGTVLEDVHMEYHENGRTFGRQLGTYSLLIGVPGEHELGSAMDVAIVDHGYRSVTGVPYPLDVNEATMDELTAIPGLGTSTAGDVVVGRPYDSACEAGRVAGVDLSRFA; the protein is encoded by the coding sequence ATGACCGACCCCTCCGAACTCTCGGTGACGCTCGTCGACGGCTACGTCGACGAGCCGGCGCACTTCGGCGTGCCGCCCTACATCTCGACGTACCCCCGGTACACCGCGGGCGCGCTCGTCGACGCGGGCGTCTCCCTCGAAAACGTCACCTACCACACGATCGACGAACTGCGCGAGGACAAGGCGAAATGGCGCGACATCGAGGAGGCGGACCTCATGGTCTACATCGGCGGGATGACCGTCCCCGGAAACTACGTCGGGGGCACGCCCGCCGAGCCCGACGAGGTGAAGAAACTGGCGTGGGTCGCTCGCGGAACGAGTCTGATGGGCGGGCCCGTGAAGTTCGGCGTCGGTGAGGAGAACGCCGGCGCCCAGGACATGGAGCGAAAGGACCTCGATTACGACTTCGTCGCGAAGGGCGACGTCGAGGCCGCCGCCCACGATCTGGTCGCCTCCGGACTGGAGGGCTTTGGCGATCGGATGCGCGACAACCGCGAGATCGACCGCTGGAGCCGGAAGGGCGCGTTCGTGATCGAACAGCACCCCAACCACCCCGACTACCTCATCTGCGAGATGGAAACGTCGAGAGGCTGTGCCTACCGGTGTTCGTTCTGTACCGAGCCGCTGTACGGCAATCCAACGTTCCGTAGCGCAGAGTCGGTCGTAAGCGAGGTCTCGAACCTCTCCGAGCGGGGCGCCCGGCACTTCCGGCTGGGCCGCCAAGCCGACATCCTCGCGTTCGGTGGCGACGGCGAAGCGCCAAACCCCGACGCTCTCAGAGAGCTTTACGGCGGGATCCGCGAGGCGGTGCCGGATCTCGGGACGCTCCATCTGGACAACATGAACCCCGTGACGATCGTCGAGTACCCCGAGAAATCGCGCGAGGGGATTAGGATCATCGCCGAGCACAACACGCCCGGCGACACGGCAGCATTTGGATTAGAGAGTGCTGACCCCGTCGTCCAGGAGGAGAACAACCTGCTCGTGAGCGCCGAGGAATGTTTGGAGGCCGTTCGAGTGGTCAATGAGGAGGGGGGGTGGCGACCGGGCGAGGGAAGCGAGGCGCGACGCGCCTCGGACGGTCGAGCGGCCCTGCCACGAGACCGAGTACTGGGGCCGTCCCACGGCGAGGAGGCGGGCGACCGCCTCCCCAAGCTGCTTCCGGGGATCAACCTCGTCCACGGCTTGATGGGCGAGCGACCCGAGACCTACGAGCACAACAAGCGGTTTCTCAAGGACGTCTACGACGAGGGGCTGATGGTCCGGCGGATCAACATCCGGCAGGTGATGGCCTTTGCGGGCACGGAGATGGCCGAGACGGGGGCGGACATCGCTCGCGAGCACAAACGACAATTCAAACCCTACAAGCGCGAGGTGCGCGAGGAGATCGACAACCCGATGCTCAAGCGGGTCGCGCCCGCAGGAACCGTCTTGGAGGACGTTCACATGGAGTACCACGAGAACGGCCGGACCTTCGGGCGCCAACTTGGCACCTACTCGCTTCTGATCGGGGTGCCCGGCGAGCACGAACTCGGGAGCGCGATGGACGTCGCGATCGTCGATCACGGCTACCGATCGGTGACGGGCGTTCCGTACCCGCTCGACGTCAACGAGGCAACGATGGACGAACTCACGGCGATCCCGGGGCTCGGGACGTCGACGGCGGGCGACGTCGTCGTCGGTCGTCCCTACGACTCGGCGTGCGAGGCCGGTCGGGTCGCGGGCGTGGACCTCTCGCGGTTCGCGTAA
- a CDS encoding metallophosphoesterase — MRVGIIADTHDNVAAVERMTALFREAGVETLLHCGDFVAPPVLPFFEGFSIHGVLGNNDGEVAGLEAGFEAIGGELHGRFAALELGGKRFAMLHGESKAEIEDYAESGEYDYVCYGHHHEREERPVGETTVINPGAHFPTVPDEHRTVAIVDTAADELEFRRV, encoded by the coding sequence ATGCGAGTCGGGATCATTGCCGATACCCACGACAACGTCGCGGCCGTAGAGCGCATGACCGCCCTGTTTCGCGAGGCAGGTGTCGAGACGCTGCTTCACTGTGGAGACTTCGTTGCCCCGCCCGTGCTCCCCTTTTTCGAGGGGTTTTCGATTCACGGCGTGCTCGGGAACAACGACGGCGAGGTCGCGGGTCTCGAGGCGGGCTTCGAGGCGATCGGGGGCGAACTCCACGGCCGGTTTGCCGCCCTCGAACTCGGCGGGAAGCGTTTCGCAATGCTCCACGGCGAATCGAAGGCGGAGATCGAAGACTACGCCGAGTCGGGCGAGTACGACTACGTCTGTTACGGTCACCACCACGAGCGCGAGGAGCGGCCGGTCGGCGAGACGACTGTGATCAACCCCGGCGCGCACTTTCCGACCGTCCCCGACGAGCACCGGACGGTGGCGATCGTCGACACCGCGGCGGACGAACTCGAGTTCCGTCGGGTGTAA
- a CDS encoding PadR family transcriptional regulator, which translates to MSEAQAVPGTQQTAHDLTAFQHNILVILAEEPMYGLAIKRELESYYGTEVNHGRLYPNLDDLVERGLVAKSELDKRTNQYELTDDGYETVLGQLNWVFSKLITGDDRADDVSSLIEAQH; encoded by the coding sequence ATGTCAGAGGCACAAGCAGTTCCGGGCACCCAGCAGACGGCACACGATTTGACCGCGTTTCAGCACAACATCCTGGTCATCCTCGCCGAGGAGCCGATGTACGGGCTGGCTATCAAACGCGAACTAGAGAGCTACTACGGGACCGAGGTCAACCACGGCCGGCTGTACCCGAACCTCGACGACCTGGTCGAGCGCGGGCTGGTCGCAAAGAGTGAACTCGACAAGCGGACCAACCAGTACGAGCTCACCGACGACGGCTACGAGACGGTTCTGGGCCAGTTGAACTGGGTCTTCTCGAAGCTCATCACCGGCGACGACCGCGCCGACGACGTAAGCAGTCTGATCGAGGCGCAACACTAA
- a CDS encoding alkaline phosphatase family protein, with the protein MGLFDRIRGGEDLPRVAFIGIDGVPHTLLAEHPEEFPNFAAIAEEGTASAIESIVPPESSACWPSLTTGQNPGETGVYGFQDRENGSYDTYVPMGRDVQATRLWDRVTEDSRKATVMNVPVTFPPQRTVQRMVSGFLSPGLDKAAYPDELRETLSGLDYRIDVNAKLGHDEDKREFIEDAHTTLDARYEAFSHYIDEDDWDLFFGVFMTTDRVNHFLFEDYERDGEYHEEFMDFYRKLDGYIGDLRESLADDVTLVIASDHGFTTLDYEVHCNQWLEEEGWLSFEDEDHSELGDISSEARAYSLIPGRFYINLEDREPRGSVPEEEYEAVRDELKADLEALEGPDGRKVCERVVEKEDAFRGDHADIAPDLVAIPAHGFDLKSGFKGHGEVFGKGPRNGMHSFDNATLHIDGGATISDANLFDIAPTILDLMEVEYDRGEFDGASLV; encoded by the coding sequence ATGGGTCTCTTCGATCGGATACGTGGCGGCGAAGACCTGCCTCGTGTCGCGTTTATCGGCATCGACGGCGTTCCACATACGCTTCTCGCGGAGCATCCCGAGGAGTTCCCGAACTTCGCCGCGATCGCCGAGGAGGGCACGGCCAGCGCGATCGAGAGCATCGTTCCCCCCGAGTCGAGCGCCTGCTGGCCCTCGTTGACGACCGGTCAGAATCCCGGCGAGACCGGTGTCTACGGCTTCCAGGACCGTGAGAACGGCTCCTATGATACGTACGTTCCGATGGGACGTGACGTCCAGGCGACCCGTCTCTGGGATCGCGTCACCGAGGACAGCCGGAAGGCAACGGTAATGAACGTTCCCGTCACCTTCCCGCCCCAGCGCACGGTACAGCGCATGGTCTCGGGCTTTCTCTCGCCCGGCCTCGATAAGGCGGCCTATCCCGACGAACTCCGCGAGACGCTCTCGGGACTGGACTACCGGATCGACGTCAACGCGAAACTCGGCCACGACGAGGACAAACGCGAGTTCATCGAGGACGCTCATACGACCCTCGATGCGCGCTACGAGGCGTTTTCGCATTACATCGACGAGGACGACTGGGACCTCTTTTTCGGCGTGTTCATGACGACCGACAGGGTGAATCACTTCCTGTTCGAGGACTACGAGAGAGACGGCGAGTACCACGAGGAGTTCATGGACTTTTACCGGAAGCTCGACGGGTACATCGGCGACCTCCGGGAGAGCCTCGCCGACGACGTCACCCTCGTGATCGCGAGCGACCACGGCTTTACCACGCTCGACTACGAGGTCCACTGCAACCAGTGGCTCGAGGAGGAGGGATGGCTCTCCTTCGAGGACGAGGATCACTCCGAGCTCGGCGATATCTCCTCGGAGGCGCGGGCGTACTCGCTGATCCCCGGACGGTTCTACATCAACCTCGAGGACCGCGAACCGCGCGGAAGCGTTCCCGAGGAGGAGTACGAGGCCGTCCGCGACGAGCTCAAAGCCGACCTCGAGGCGCTCGAAGGCCCCGACGGTCGGAAGGTCTGTGAGCGCGTCGTCGAGAAGGAGGACGCCTTCCGTGGCGACCACGCGGACATCGCGCCCGATCTGGTGGCGATTCCCGCTCACGGTTTCGACCTCAAATCCGGCTTCAAGGGCCACGGTGAGGTCTTCGGGAAGGGGCCGCGAAACGGGATGCACAGCTTCGACAACGCGACGCTCCATATCGACGGCGGGGCGACCATCAGCGACGCCAACCTCTTCGACATCGCGCCGACCATCCTCGACCTGATGGAAGTCGAGTACGACCGCGGAGAGTTCGACGGCGCGAGCCTCGTCTGA
- a CDS encoding NAD(P)/FAD-dependent oxidoreductase encodes MERIAVIGGGAVGLTAAADLASAGEDVTVFERGEVGSGSTGRAAGVLYDAYAEDVDARIGRRAIERFRAFSGERGFAFHETPYVWFARADDDRRAEAIREQVAGMRSHGIDARLLDRTALAALAPAIATEDVGVAAIARNAGWTDPSTYAEAMATTARAAGAEIRTDTPAALAEGGIRADGGRERFETVVVAAGAYTKRVLENAGHRIAMKPYRVQALTTAETVETSMGYDASAGFYFRPHPDGLLVGDGTEDVESDPDEWTREADGTFVSSALERASERFERELSVARAWAGLCTATPDGDPLLGWLAEDLYVATGWQGHGFMRAPALGELIAREVRGGPGIEAFDPTRFTGEEEFPIVEGMVL; translated from the coding sequence ATGGAACGGATCGCGGTGATCGGCGGCGGGGCGGTCGGACTCACGGCCGCGGCCGACCTCGCGAGTGCCGGCGAGGACGTGACCGTTTTCGAGCGCGGCGAGGTCGGGTCGGGAAGTACGGGCCGGGCGGCGGGCGTACTGTACGACGCCTATGCCGAGGACGTCGACGCGCGGATCGGGCGGCGGGCGATCGAGCGCTTTCGAGCGTTTTCGGGCGAGCGCGGCTTCGCGTTCCACGAGACCCCCTACGTCTGGTTCGCCCGCGCGGACGACGACCGGCGGGCCGAGGCGATCCGCGAGCAGGTCGCCGGGATGCGCTCGCACGGGATCGACGCCCGGCTGCTCGACCGGACGGCCCTCGCGGCCCTCGCCCCGGCCATCGCGACCGAGGACGTCGGCGTGGCCGCCATCGCCCGGAACGCGGGCTGGACGGACCCGTCGACCTACGCCGAGGCGATGGCCACAACGGCACGCGCGGCGGGTGCCGAGATCAGGACGGACACGCCCGCGGCACTCGCGGAAGGCGGGATACGGGCCGACGGCGGGCGCGAGCGCTTCGAAACGGTGGTCGTCGCGGCGGGCGCATACACGAAACGGGTCCTCGAAAACGCCGGCCACCGGATCGCGATGAAGCCCTACCGGGTGCAGGCGCTGACGACCGCCGAGACCGTCGAGACGTCGATGGGCTACGACGCGAGCGCGGGGTTTTATTTCCGCCCCCATCCCGACGGGCTGCTCGTTGGCGACGGCACCGAGGATGTCGAGAGCGATCCCGACGAGTGGACCCGCGAGGCCGACGGGACGTTCGTCTCGTCGGCGCTCGAACGGGCGAGCGAGCGATTCGAAAGGGAGCTGAGCGTCGCGCGGGCGTGGGCGGGGCTGTGTACCGCCACGCCCGACGGAGATCCCCTACTCGGCTGGCTCGCCGAGGACCTGTACGTCGCGACCGGCTGGCAGGGCCACGGGTTCATGCGCGCGCCGGCACTCGGAGAGCTCATCGCTCGCGAGGTGCGTGGCGGTCCCGGGATCGAGGCGTTCGATCCGACGCGCTTTACCGGCGAGGAGGAGTTCCCGATCGTCGAGGGGATGGTCCTCTAG
- a CDS encoding Hsp20/alpha crystallin family protein, whose product MSMKVWEIGKSVGNHVAESVGRVSSRIQESRPLAADLLESDEAYLAVFDAPGVSSGDVQVRFSNGEVLVRLERFREFHDGFEMRLPGRGLSLDGSVRLPEGAAIDAEAATATLKENGTLHVRIPKGESDATTVTIEDTESIDAEPDGRSDDTPV is encoded by the coding sequence ATGAGCATGAAGGTCTGGGAGATCGGTAAGTCGGTCGGCAACCACGTTGCAGAAAGTGTCGGGCGGGTCTCGAGTCGCATCCAGGAGTCCCGGCCACTCGCGGCCGACCTCCTCGAGAGCGACGAGGCCTACCTCGCCGTCTTCGACGCACCGGGGGTCTCCAGTGGCGACGTCCAGGTCCGGTTCTCGAACGGCGAGGTGCTCGTCCGACTCGAGCGCTTTCGCGAGTTCCACGACGGGTTCGAGATGCGCCTGCCCGGCCGGGGGCTCTCGCTCGACGGCAGCGTCCGGCTCCCCGAGGGCGCCGCCATCGACGCTGAGGCCGCTACCGCGACGCTGAAGGAAAACGGCACACTCCACGTGCGCATCCCCAAGGGCGAAAGCGACGCCACGACGGTCACGATCGAGGACACCGAATCGATCGACGCCGAACCCGACGGGCGAAGCGACGACACCCCGGTCTAG
- a CDS encoding aldo/keto reductase codes for MATADGTWAYRDRFGEEFGRTYFRRFGDGVVSSLGLGTYLGEPTDAVDAEYEAAITAALENGCNVLDTAINYRHQRSERVVGRALAETDVEREAVLVATKGGFLPFDGERPADPGEYVREEYVESGIVSREELVRGSHCIAPEFIDDQFDRSLSNLGVETIDLYYVHNPETQLEERSREAVYDRLEETFTRLEERVAAGDLRYYGVATWDAFRVHPEHAKYLSLPEVASRARAAAKGAGNTATHLRAIQLPFNVHMADAFTVEAHDGAAGPESALWFAQNAGLNVVASASLGQGQLVEGVPESIAERLEGESPVQKAINFARSAPGVTSALVGTRSVEHVRTNLEACGFDPMGADAFDRVFE; via the coding sequence ATGGCGACTGCAGACGGCACCTGGGCCTATCGGGACCGCTTCGGGGAGGAGTTCGGTCGAACCTACTTCCGCCGCTTTGGCGACGGCGTGGTCTCCAGTCTGGGGCTGGGGACCTATCTGGGCGAGCCGACCGACGCGGTCGATGCCGAGTACGAGGCGGCGATCACGGCGGCGCTCGAAAATGGCTGTAACGTACTGGATACCGCGATCAACTACCGCCACCAGCGAAGCGAACGAGTCGTCGGACGGGCGCTCGCGGAGACGGACGTCGAGCGCGAAGCGGTACTGGTCGCGACCAAGGGTGGCTTCCTCCCGTTCGACGGCGAGCGCCCCGCCGACCCCGGCGAGTACGTCCGCGAGGAGTACGTCGAGAGCGGGATCGTTTCCCGCGAGGAACTGGTGCGGGGCAGCCACTGTATCGCCCCCGAGTTCATCGACGATCAGTTCGACCGGTCGCTGTCGAACCTCGGCGTCGAGACGATCGATCTCTATTACGTCCACAACCCCGAAACGCAGCTAGAAGAGCGCTCCCGGGAAGCGGTGTACGACCGGCTCGAGGAGACCTTCACCCGCCTCGAGGAGCGCGTCGCCGCGGGCGACCTGCGCTACTACGGGGTCGCGACCTGGGACGCCTTCCGGGTCCACCCCGAACACGCGAAGTACCTCTCGCTGCCGGAGGTCGCCTCGCGAGCGCGGGCAGCGGCCAAAGGGGCTGGAAACACCGCGACTCACCTCCGGGCGATCCAACTGCCCTTCAACGTCCACATGGCCGACGCGTTCACCGTCGAGGCCCACGACGGGGCAGCGGGACCGGAGAGTGCACTCTGGTTCGCCCAGAACGCCGGGCTGAACGTCGTTGCAAGCGCGAGTCTCGGGCAGGGACAACTCGTCGAGGGGGTTCCCGAGTCGATCGCCGAGCGCTTGGAGGGCGAGTCGCCCGTCCAGAAGGCGATCAACTTCGCGCGAAGCGCGCCGGGGGTGACGAGTGCGCTCGTCGGGACGCGCTCGGTCGAACACGTCCGGACGAACCTCGAGGCCTGCGGGTTCGACCCGATGGGTGCCGACGCGTTCGACCGGGTCTTCGAGTGA
- a CDS encoding SDR family oxidoreductase: MRVAILGCGYVGLELGRQLTARGHEVRGVRRSDGGVRAIEEAGFQSVRADVTDPEALSRVPDVDAIVFAASSGGRDADAAREIYVRGLETAIEQFAGREHPPERLVYTSSTGVYGDHGGDWVDEATPTEPTTEKTRVLREAEEIALGSPIEGTVVRFAGLYGPERYRLERYLEGPVTEGYLNMLHRDDAAGVIRYLLEEDLARGEVVLAVDDEPVGKWGFADWLAEQCGLPAPPKETKTERLSEPNLSEPARRRIETSKRCSNAKLGELGYEFSYPTFREGYREAVTAYSSR; encoded by the coding sequence ATGCGCGTCGCTATCCTCGGCTGTGGCTACGTCGGGCTCGAACTCGGAAGACAGCTCACCGCCCGCGGTCACGAGGTCCGGGGCGTGCGGCGCTCCGACGGAGGGGTCAGGGCGATCGAGGAGGCCGGTTTCCAGAGTGTCCGCGCCGACGTTACCGACCCCGAGGCGCTCTCCCGGGTGCCCGACGTCGACGCGATCGTCTTCGCCGCGAGCTCTGGCGGGCGCGATGCCGACGCCGCCCGCGAGATCTACGTCCGTGGGCTCGAAACCGCGATCGAGCAGTTTGCCGGGCGCGAACATCCACCCGAGCGGCTCGTCTACACCTCGAGTACCGGCGTCTACGGCGATCACGGCGGCGACTGGGTCGACGAGGCGACCCCCACGGAGCCGACCACCGAGAAGACACGCGTGCTCCGGGAGGCAGAAGAGATCGCGCTCGGCTCGCCCATCGAGGGCACTGTCGTCCGCTTTGCCGGGCTGTACGGGCCCGAGCGCTACCGCCTCGAACGCTACCTCGAGGGGCCGGTCACGGAGGGGTATCTGAACATGCTCCATCGGGACGACGCTGCGGGCGTGATCCGCTACCTTCTGGAGGAGGACCTCGCCCGGGGCGAGGTCGTGCTGGCGGTCGACGACGAGCCGGTCGGTAAGTGGGGCTTTGCCGACTGGCTGGCCGAGCAGTGTGGCCTGCCGGCGCCCCCCAAGGAGACCAAGACCGAGCGCCTCTCGGAGCCGAACCTCTCGGAGCCCGCCCGGCGGCGCATCGAGACGAGCAAGCGCTGTTCGAACGCGAAACTCGGAGAACTGGGCTACGAGTTCTCGTATCCGACCTTCCGGGAGGGGTATCGTGAGGCGGTCACAGCTTATTCGAGCCGGTAG
- a CDS encoding DUF5791 family protein, translating to MLYRDLDGSEAESPEDLREQYETELAGVVEAVGVADAADETGIDRERLDALVAGESPELTVEEACEILALEPEEPDAEIVRAEVEDRLLLGMTTAVLDVDTIAANLDADLSGKEVHQRVEGRAPMTLAEYAEIHHFIGERKR from the coding sequence ATGCTCTATCGCGATCTCGACGGCAGCGAAGCCGAGAGTCCGGAGGACCTCCGCGAACAGTACGAAACGGAGCTCGCCGGCGTGGTCGAGGCGGTCGGCGTTGCGGACGCCGCCGACGAAACGGGAATCGACCGGGAGCGACTCGACGCGCTCGTCGCGGGCGAGTCGCCCGAACTCACCGTCGAGGAGGCCTGTGAGATCCTTGCGCTCGAACCCGAGGAACCCGACGCCGAGATCGTCCGCGCGGAGGTCGAAGACCGCCTGCTTTTGGGGATGACGACCGCCGTCCTCGACGTCGATACCATCGCCGCGAACCTCGATGCGGACCTCTCGGGCAAGGAGGTCCACCAGCGCGTCGAGGGCCGCGCGCCGATGACGCTCGCCGAATACGCCGAGATCCACCACTTCATCGGGGAGCGAAAGCGATAA
- a CDS encoding inorganic diphosphatase: MTNLWEDLETGPNPPEEIYAVVECLKGERNKYEYDKDVPGVVLDRVLHSNVHYPSDYGFIPQSYYDDEDPFDVLVLVEDQTFPGCIVEARPVALMKMDDDGEQDDKVIAVPVEDPRYDHIEDVEDLTQQTKDEIDEFFSTYKNLEEGKEVETLGWEDRQTAYDAIEHSQELYEEQFG, from the coding sequence ATGACGAACCTCTGGGAAGACCTCGAAACCGGACCGAACCCGCCAGAAGAGATCTACGCGGTCGTCGAGTGTCTCAAGGGCGAGCGGAACAAATACGAGTACGACAAGGACGTCCCCGGAGTGGTCCTGGACCGGGTGCTTCACTCGAACGTCCACTACCCCTCGGACTACGGGTTCATCCCCCAGTCGTACTACGACGACGAGGACCCCTTCGACGTGCTCGTGCTCGTCGAGGACCAGACCTTCCCCGGGTGTATCGTCGAGGCCCGCCCCGTCGCGTTGATGAAGATGGACGACGACGGCGAACAGGACGACAAGGTCATCGCCGTGCCGGTCGAGGACCCCCGATACGACCACATCGAGGACGTCGAGGACCTCACCCAACAGACCAAAGACGAGATCGACGAGTTCTTCTCGACGTATAAGAACCTCGAGGAGGGCAAGGAAGTCGAAACGCTCGGCTGGGAGGACCGTCAGACCGCCTACGACGCGATCGAGCACTCCCAGGAACTCTACGAGGAACAGTTCGGCTGA